The following nucleotide sequence is from Firmicutes bacterium ASF500.
CAGCTGCCAGATGGCCTGGGGGCTCCAGACCGCTCCAGCCAGGGTACACAGGAGGAAAACCGCCCGGTAGGCGGGCAGAAACCGCCGGCCGGACAGAAACTCCAGGCATTGCTGGCCGTAGTAGCTCCAGCCCAGGATGGAGGAGAAGGCGAACAGCAGCAGGGACAGGGCCACGACCCCCTCGCCCGCCCGGCCCAGGGCGGCGGCGAAGGCGGCGGCGGTGAGGGGGGCTCCGGTGTCCGCGCCGGGGGAGATGGGGAGCCCGCTGACCAAAATGACCAGGGCGGTGACGGTGCAGACCACCAGCGTGGACAGAAAGACCTCAAAGATACCCCACAGCCCCTGCTGGGCGGGGCAGTCGGCCCGGGTGGCCCCGTGAGCGATGGCGGAGGTGCCCAGTCCCGCCTCGTTGGTAAACACCCCCCGGGCCACCCCGTACCGAATGGCCACCGTCCAGCCTGCCCCGCCGCCCAGGGCGGCGGCGGGGGAGAGGGCCTGGGAGAGGATCAGCCCCAACGCCCCGGGAACCGCCCTCCAGTGGAGCAGGAGGACCAGCCCGCCGCTGCCCAGATAGAGCAGGGCCATCCCGGGCACCAGGGCGGAGGACACCGCTGCGATCCGCCCCAGTCCACCCACCATCACCAGCCCGGCCAGCAGGGCGGTGACCAGGCCCACAGACGGCCTGGAGAGGCCGAAGGCGGCCTCCAGACTGGAGGCGATGGAGGAGGACTGGACCAGGTTCCCCCCGGCCAGGGTGGCGGGAATGCAGGCCAGACAGAAGCAGGAGGCCAGCAGGGGGGAGCCCAAGCCGTCCCGGATGTAATACATGGGTCCCCCCCGGAGGCCGCCGTCCGGGCCGGGGCGCTGGTATTTCACCGCCAGCAGCTTTTCCCCATAGCCTGTCATCATGCCCAGCAGGGCGGAGACCCACATCCAGAACACCGCTCCCGGCCCGCCCAGCGTAAGGGCGGTGGCTACCCCGGCGATGGAGCCGGTGCCCATGGTGGAGGCCAGGGCGGTAGCCAGGGCCTGGAGGGGGGACAGGCCGTCCCGCCCCGGCGCGCTCTTTCGGAGCAGCGACCCCGCCGTGGCCCGCCACCAGGTCCGAAATCCAAAAATTTGAAACCACCCGGAGCCCACAGAGTAGATCAGCCCTGTCACCAAAAACAGCCCCAGCAGCCAGGGATTCCACAGAGCGTCCGCCAGTCGGGACAAAAAATCCACCGCATATCACCTCGAAACGAAATGGACCGCCCCGCCAGAGGCGGGGCGGCCCTGAAAGACCTATATGAGAAGACAGGCGGGAAAATGCTTGGGATACAATGAATAAATTTTTAATCCCCTTTCAGATTGGTGTTGCCAAAAGCCGCTTCGCCAAACCGCGCGTCAAAATATCCAAAGTGAGCAATCCCCTGACTGAGAAGCCCGACGTGGGCCCCGAGACCCCCGATGCGGCGGGCGAGCCTGAGGCTCAGTCTGTGGTTTCCGCTGTCAACAACGAGGGCAATGGTAACGACAACGGAAACAGCGCTGGCAACAACGGCCAGGGCAATGGAAACGCCGCCGGGAGCGGCGACCACATCCGGCTGTACTACCACATGGACTACCTGGGCACTGCAGACTACCTCACCAGCCCGGTGAGCGGCAAGGCGGAGGCATGGCCCCACTACAACGAGTGGGGGCTCAACACAAAAATACATCTGGCCGTGGATGCGAATGGTATGCCAGTCCGAATTCTTGTTACAGAAGGTACCCGAGCAGATTGCAAAGAAGCTGTCCACCTGATAGAGGGAATTTCCACAGAAACCCTGTTGGCAGACCGGGGCTATGACACAAATGATATCCTGGCCTATGTGGTTTCGGCGGGAATGGAACCTGTGATTCCACCGAAGAAGAACCGTAAAGAACAGCGCGGCTATGATAAATATCTGCCATATTGTGTTCCTCCTATTTTCAGATTATGTCGAAAAATGCGTCTCGACTTGAGACGCATTATCAACCAGTATTAGGGGCCGAAATCATTCTGTACTGCCGCCTGATAGTAATTATTGATGGTCGTTGGGGCGTTGTATAAGGCGGTCAGCAGGTAGGCCCGGATGTTGCGTATCTGCGTGGTGTTGTTCCGCAGGCAGTCAAAAACATATTCCAGGTGGCCGGAGTCCAGTCTGTAAAACCGTTCTTTCACCTGAGCGGCGGGAAGGTCCTCTCCGCCTATGCGGAGGGTG
It contains:
- the alsT_4 gene encoding Amino-acid carrier protein AlsT, which produces MDFLSRLADALWNPWLLGLFLVTGLIYSVGSGWFQIFGFRTWWRATAGSLLRKSAPGRDGLSPLQALATALASTMGTGSIAGVATALTLGGPGAVFWMWVSALLGMMTGYGEKLLAVKYQRPGPDGGLRGGPMYYIRDGLGSPLLASCFCLACIPATLAGGNLVQSSSIASSLEAAFGLSRPSVGLVTALLAGLVMVGGLGRIAAVSSALVPGMALLYLGSGGLVLLLHWRAVPGALGLILSQALSPAAALGGGAGWTVAIRYGVARGVFTNEAGLGTSAIAHGATRADCPAQQGLWGIFEVFLSTLVVCTVTALVILVSGLPISPGADTGAPLTAAAFAAALGRAGEGVVALSLLLFAFSSILGWSYYGQQCLEFLSGRRFLPAYRAVFLLCTLAGAVWSPQAIWQLVDLSNALMALPNLAALMFLVPQVLSEPRPRPEINSPWKKNFKKSY